From one Rhizobium rosettiformans genomic stretch:
- a CDS encoding HD-GYP domain-containing protein, whose protein sequence is MLMKIAKDRIRKGMFIESVACPSREFARRRFLLNSDRDMAAILTSSATDVSINLRLGVDPDGRKVAAVKPASSSLPPKDMRTRAARGVIKQSAKVLRTSLGDIVSGRPLDMAHLSEAADENAELWSDSTVIALEVTRLKSKDETTYVHSLAVSGLMTLLARSLQMDDETVRILGVAGMLHDIGKLLIPNEILNKPGHLTDRERVVIRNHPEAGYQLLKTHPEIPQVVLDVCRLHHEVLDGSGYPLGLKQKDLSAPVQLSAVCDVFEALTSVRPYKRPWTVSQALDWMFARPHHFDRKMVIRLGSVLSDEPIG, encoded by the coding sequence ATGCTGATGAAGATTGCCAAGGATCGCATTCGCAAGGGAATGTTCATCGAAAGCGTCGCGTGCCCGAGCCGGGAATTTGCCAGACGCCGCTTCCTGCTCAACAGCGACCGCGACATGGCGGCAATCCTGACCTCGTCTGCGACCGACGTCTCGATCAATCTGCGTCTCGGTGTCGATCCGGACGGCCGCAAGGTCGCAGCCGTCAAGCCAGCCTCGTCATCCCTGCCGCCAAAGGACATGCGCACGCGGGCCGCTCGCGGGGTCATCAAGCAATCCGCAAAGGTGCTCCGCACCAGTCTCGGCGACATCGTCTCGGGTCGCCCGCTCGACATGGCGCATCTCTCCGAGGCAGCCGACGAGAATGCCGAGCTGTGGTCCGACAGCACAGTCATCGCCCTGGAAGTGACCCGGCTCAAGAGCAAGGACGAGACCACCTATGTCCATTCGCTTGCCGTCAGCGGCTTGATGACACTTCTGGCGCGCTCGCTGCAAATGGACGACGAAACGGTGCGCATCCTTGGCGTCGCCGGCATGCTGCACGATATCGGCAAGCTGCTGATCCCCAACGAAATTCTCAACAAGCCCGGTCATCTGACCGATCGTGAACGCGTCGTCATCCGCAACCATCCGGAGGCAGGCTACCAGCTGCTCAAGACCCATCCCGAGATCCCGCAAGTAGTGCTCGACGTCTGCCGCCTGCATCATGAGGTTCTCGATGGCTCCGGCTACCCGCTCGGTCTGAAGCAGAAGGACCTGAGCGCCCCGGTGCAGTTGAGCGCGGTCTGCGATGTCTTCGAGGCGCTGACATCCGTGCGTCCCTACAAGCGTCCCTGGACGGTCTCACAGGCTCTCGACTGGATGTTTGCTCGTCCGCATCATTTCGATCGTAAGATGGTCATCCGGCTGGGCAGCGTTCTGAGCGACGAGCCGATCGGTTAA
- a CDS encoding DUF1254 domain-containing protein, with translation MSKLLYAILTGFFGAVLLHIIIILGVPHFTGRDAYTRVTAEGAPFVFHPLSAQPDAVGLSNLDPYLRVAVCHFDITRQPLSLIALGGGVDFWSVAIYDREANEIFSMNDRTSVAGDLDVLVATPVQVAQLRKTPIAALAETILVEHPGMEGYVVLRVLAPQASYEADARAFLADAECLPFIGR, from the coding sequence ATGAGTAAGCTTCTCTACGCCATCCTGACCGGTTTCTTCGGTGCCGTGCTCTTGCACATCATCATCATTCTCGGTGTGCCGCATTTCACCGGGCGTGACGCCTATACGCGCGTGACCGCCGAGGGCGCTCCCTTCGTCTTCCACCCGCTGTCGGCTCAGCCCGATGCGGTGGGGCTGTCGAACCTCGATCCCTATCTCAGGGTCGCCGTCTGTCATTTCGACATCACCCGCCAGCCGCTGTCGTTGATCGCGCTCGGCGGCGGTGTCGATTTCTGGTCGGTCGCGATCTATGACCGGGAAGCCAACGAGATCTTTTCGATGAATGACCGCACTTCGGTCGCCGGCGACCTCGACGTGCTGGTTGCAACCCCAGTTCAGGTGGCGCAGCTCAGGAAGACCCCGATCGCAGCACTCGCGGAAACCATCCTGGTCGAGCATCCGGGCATGGAAGGTTATGTGGTGCTGCGGGTTTTGGCGCCGCAGGCAAGCTATGAGGCGGATGCCAGGGCGTTTCTGGCCGATGCCGAATGCCTGCCGTTCATCGGGCGGTGA
- a CDS encoding DUF1214 domain-containing protein, with the protein MFRVPLIVATALIIAFGGGILSALSMLNASVGFGAIEVAGWRAFPSAQKASADPYAKAHRAKGGRLLYGSAEGLQFTAYRDKDGLTLTGTCSYRMSGRTPTARLWTLYAADADGNALDAGPELPTAKNSQTVLRRSDGTFDITISRTAKSGNWLAIPDAGSFQLVLTLLDTPAAASTGLSGLAMPVIEQIGCGQ; encoded by the coding sequence GTGTTTCGTGTTCCCCTCATCGTCGCCACTGCGCTGATCATTGCCTTCGGAGGCGGGATCCTATCGGCGCTTTCGATGCTGAACGCCTCCGTCGGGTTCGGGGCGATCGAAGTGGCTGGCTGGCGGGCGTTTCCCTCCGCGCAGAAGGCGTCTGCCGATCCTTACGCCAAGGCGCATCGCGCCAAGGGCGGGCGACTGCTTTACGGGTCTGCCGAGGGGCTGCAGTTCACCGCCTATCGCGATAAGGACGGGTTGACGCTGACGGGGACCTGCTCTTACCGGATGAGCGGGCGCACGCCGACGGCGCGGCTGTGGACGCTTTATGCCGCCGATGCCGACGGCAATGCCCTGGATGCGGGTCCAGAACTTCCGACGGCGAAGAATTCCCAGACGGTTCTCAGGCGTAGCGACGGGACATTCGACATCACGATCTCGCGCACAGCAAAATCAGGGAACTGGCTCGCCATTCCCGATGCCGGCTCATTCCAGCTGGTGCTGACACTGCTCGATACGCCGGCGGCCGCCTCGACGGGCCTCTCCGGTCTTGCCATGCCGGTCATCGAGCAGATCGGATGTGGCCAATGA
- a CDS encoding DUF2442 domain-containing protein produces the protein MADFDERDLEAAEARGRAMLETEPRAIAARYDAQTGRVVLDLANGCVYAFPTALIEDLQSASPEALAGVEIDGLGFNLHWPELDVDLFVPGLIAGIFGTEAWMTRELARRAGRATSDAKAAAARANGAKGGRPRKAV, from the coding sequence ATGGCTGACTTTGACGAAAGAGACCTTGAGGCTGCAGAAGCACGCGGACGCGCTATGCTGGAGACAGAACCGAGAGCGATTGCCGCGCGATACGACGCACAGACAGGTCGTGTCGTACTCGATCTCGCCAATGGTTGCGTCTACGCTTTCCCGACGGCCTTGATCGAAGATCTGCAATCAGCCTCTCCAGAGGCACTGGCCGGTGTAGAAATTGACGGGCTCGGCTTCAATCTCCATTGGCCAGAGCTAGATGTCGACCTCTTCGTGCCAGGGCTGATTGCCGGAATTTTCGGGACAGAAGCGTGGATGACACGAGAACTGGCGCGCCGCGCGGGTCGAGCCACGTCCGATGCCAAAGCCGCCGCAGCACGGGCAAACGGCGCCAAGGGCGGACGGCCGCGCAAAGCCGTCTAG
- a CDS encoding DUF4160 domain-containing protein, with amino-acid sequence MVVVHRAFGFRFVIYTQDHEPAHVHITGSGQAKINLLGRNGEPELVYSMGISRADLRRILNEVAMEQARLFREWERIHG; translated from the coding sequence ATGGTTGTTGTTCATCGCGCTTTCGGCTTCCGTTTCGTGATCTACACGCAGGATCACGAGCCTGCGCATGTTCATATCACCGGGTCCGGACAGGCGAAGATAAACCTGCTGGGTCGAAACGGAGAACCGGAACTGGTCTACAGCATGGGGATCAGCCGTGCCGATCTTCGGCGCATCTTGAACGAGGTTGCGATGGAACAGGCGCGGCTGTTCAGAGAATGGGAGCGCATTCATGGCTGA
- a CDS encoding PH domain-containing protein, producing the protein MGLFDGLLGHGSSVDPADLAKRLDGVLIEGEHVSLAFRVIRDVFVFTDKRLILIDVQGITGSKVDYMSVPYRAITRFSVETAGTFDLDSELKIWVSGSHDPLKKTLKKGTDVRGIQRALAAGVLR; encoded by the coding sequence ATGGGTTTGTTCGACGGATTGCTGGGCCATGGATCAAGCGTCGATCCAGCCGATCTCGCCAAGCGGCTGGACGGCGTCTTGATTGAGGGCGAGCACGTCTCGCTCGCCTTCCGGGTCATCCGCGACGTCTTTGTCTTCACCGACAAGCGACTGATCCTGATCGACGTGCAGGGCATTACCGGCTCGAAGGTCGACTACATGTCCGTCCCCTACCGCGCTATCACCCGCTTTTCCGTCGAAACCGCCGGCACCTTCGACCTCGACAGCGAGTTGAAGATCTGGGTCTCGGGGAGCCATGATCCGCTGAAGAAGACGCTGAAGAAGGGCACGGATGTGAGGGGCATACAGCGAGCGCTGGCGGCGGGGGTGTTGCGGTAG
- a CDS encoding glyoxalase superfamily protein: MRDMRDAKLMARTLKAELAKSNLEISHSQALELVARQLGFEQWNILAARIDVEETPQAKISFEPPIPIFRIFDVDKAMEFYRDYLGFTVDFEHRFGENFPLYCQVSRGACVLHLSEHAGDASPGAKAFTWMRGVKSFHADLTVKDYRYLKPGLENAPWGLQMTVTDPFSNRIAFCERV, translated from the coding sequence ATGCGCGACATGCGTGACGCAAAACTGATGGCCAGGACGCTGAAGGCGGAGCTGGCCAAGAGCAATCTCGAGATCAGCCATTCTCAGGCCCTGGAACTCGTCGCAAGACAGCTGGGCTTCGAACAATGGAACATCCTAGCGGCGCGGATTGATGTTGAAGAGACGCCGCAGGCCAAGATCTCCTTCGAGCCGCCTATCCCGATTTTCCGCATTTTCGATGTCGACAAGGCGATGGAATTCTACCGCGACTATCTCGGCTTCACCGTCGACTTCGAACATCGCTTCGGCGAGAATTTCCCGCTCTACTGCCAAGTGTCGCGCGGCGCTTGCGTTCTGCACCTGTCGGAGCACGCGGGTGATGCCTCACCGGGCGCCAAGGCCTTCACATGGATGCGGGGCGTGAAGAGCTTCCATGCGGATCTGACGGTCAAGGACTATCGCTATCTCAAACCGGGGCTGGAGAATGCACCCTGGGGTCTCCAGATGACGGTGACGGATCCATTCAGCAACCGCATCGCCTTTTGCGAGCGGGTGTGA
- a CDS encoding DUF3833 family protein has translation MKLEDFADKEPKFILEEFFSGTLRGYGMTIGRLGGFQNRFTIDARGRFDASANVLSLTEDYFFDDGHSDTLTWTILKRSENRYEGRETLIDGTAEGEQSGCAFRWQYARDVPDVDGSKTRFGFDDWFILHDERHMSVHASLTKLGVEVATLEAFYERVG, from the coding sequence TTGAAACTCGAGGATTTTGCAGACAAAGAGCCCAAGTTCATTCTGGAGGAGTTCTTCTCCGGCACGCTGCGCGGCTATGGCATGACCATCGGGAGGCTGGGCGGCTTCCAGAACCGGTTCACGATCGATGCCCGCGGGCGCTTTGACGCAAGCGCCAATGTGCTGTCGCTGACGGAAGACTATTTTTTCGACGACGGCCACTCCGACACGCTGACCTGGACAATCCTGAAACGCAGCGAAAACCGCTATGAGGGCCGCGAGACGCTGATCGACGGCACGGCAGAGGGCGAACAATCCGGCTGCGCCTTCCGCTGGCAATATGCCCGCGACGTTCCCGATGTCGATGGTTCGAAGACCCGGTTCGGTTTCGACGACTGGTTCATCCTACATGACGAACGCCACATGAGCGTACATGCCTCGCTCACCAAGCTCGGGGTGGAAGTGGCGACGCTGGAGGCGTTTTACGAGCGGGTGGGATAA
- a CDS encoding NAD-dependent epimerase/dehydratase family protein translates to MGKRIVFTGGSGKAGRHVVPYLLGKGHKVLNVDRAVLDVPGVHTLLTDVTDAGEVFNALSCHFGYDGYEQEGGPKPADAVVHFAAVPRILMHPDNKTFAENTVSTYNVIESAAKLGIKKVIIASSETTYGVCFAEGDKDYKEFPLTEDYDVDPMDSYGLSKVVNEKTARAFAMRFGIDVYALRIGNVIAPEDYANFPGYLADPPCRKRNAWSYIDARDLGQIVDLCVAKDGLGFQVFNAVNDTITATVPTREFLAKYAPNTPITGEIDGFDAPLSNRKIRELLGFKEEHDWRKYVKV, encoded by the coding sequence ATGGGCAAGCGGATCGTATTCACCGGCGGCAGCGGCAAGGCGGGGCGCCATGTCGTGCCCTATCTCTTAGGTAAGGGTCACAAGGTGCTGAATGTCGACCGCGCCGTGCTCGACGTTCCAGGCGTCCACACCCTGCTGACGGACGTCACCGATGCCGGCGAGGTCTTCAACGCACTCTCCTGCCATTTCGGCTATGACGGTTATGAACAGGAGGGCGGCCCGAAGCCTGCAGATGCGGTTGTGCATTTCGCCGCCGTCCCGCGCATCCTGATGCATCCCGATAACAAGACCTTCGCGGAAAACACCGTCTCGACCTACAACGTCATCGAGTCTGCCGCAAAGCTCGGCATCAAGAAGGTGATCATCGCCTCTTCCGAGACCACCTATGGCGTCTGCTTTGCCGAAGGCGACAAGGACTACAAGGAATTCCCGCTGACCGAAGACTATGACGTCGATCCGATGGACTCTTACGGCCTGTCCAAGGTCGTCAACGAAAAGACCGCCCGCGCCTTTGCCATGCGCTTCGGCATCGATGTTTACGCGCTCAGGATCGGCAATGTCATTGCGCCCGAGGATTATGCCAACTTCCCCGGCTATCTCGCCGATCCGCCATGCCGCAAGCGCAATGCCTGGTCCTATATCGATGCGCGCGATCTCGGCCAGATCGTCGATCTCTGCGTCGCAAAGGACGGCCTCGGCTTCCAGGTCTTCAATGCCGTCAACGACACGATCACCGCGACCGTGCCGACCCGCGAATTCCTGGCAAAATATGCCCCGAACACGCCGATCACGGGCGAGATCGACGGCTTCGATGCACCGCTGTCGAACCGCAAGATCCGCGAACTCCTCGGCTTCAAGGAAGAGCATGACTGGCGCAAATACGTGAAGGTCTGA
- a CDS encoding permease has translation MDFMRLLKSLEELLYEILSWLVFYPLTFWRAVTQPLSMMRYADDELEDRPEDQYDDTISPPLFLLITLLLSQALSTAFPSVATSADALALTHSFSNLLIVRGVVFGMFPMVMAVTLILHKGQILTRSTLRPPFFSQCYVAAPFVFLVGLSVDCLLIPADRGLPYAAAIFLGAVVWYGQAEIRWFQRDLGVGGIRATGMFLLAFSVAVTAALALAVGVALLLPRWTAPG, from the coding sequence ATGGATTTCATGAGGCTGTTGAAATCGCTGGAGGAGTTGCTTTATGAGATCCTCTCCTGGCTGGTCTTCTATCCCTTGACCTTCTGGCGCGCCGTCACCCAGCCGCTCAGCATGATGCGCTATGCCGATGACGAACTGGAGGACCGGCCGGAAGACCAGTATGACGATACGATCAGCCCGCCCTTGTTTCTCCTGATCACGCTGTTGCTTTCGCAGGCTCTGTCGACGGCGTTTCCGAGCGTGGCAACCTCGGCGGATGCGCTGGCGCTCACCCATTCCTTCTCCAACCTGCTCATCGTGCGCGGGGTTGTCTTCGGGATGTTTCCGATGGTCATGGCCGTGACGCTGATCCTGCACAAGGGTCAGATCCTGACGCGCTCGACGCTGAGACCGCCCTTCTTCAGCCAGTGCTATGTGGCAGCACCCTTTGTCTTCCTGGTTGGCCTTTCCGTCGACTGTCTGCTGATCCCGGCGGATCGGGGCCTGCCCTATGCCGCAGCCATCTTCCTGGGCGCGGTCGTCTGGTATGGGCAGGCGGAAATCCGGTGGTTCCAGCGGGATCTGGGGGTTGGCGGCATCCGGGCAACGGGGATGTTTCTCCTCGCCTTTTCCGTGGCGGTCACAGCTGCCCTTGCCTTGGCGGTCGGTGTAGCGCTGCTACTGCCCCGCTGGACTGCACCGGGTTGA
- a CDS encoding GNAT family N-acetyltransferase yields MGLRQVAPQDDSGWKAYHAIRQLVLYELRGRHDYDPAHPDDHTVGNFPFLYYVDHLPIGAVRLDLSAADPAIATVRMVAILPQHQRRGFGTTMLQALELFAAGKEVRELKVLAAGDAATFYERCGWKPGKAVGNGLLLTKSVAAS; encoded by the coding sequence ATGGGTTTGCGCCAAGTGGCACCGCAAGACGACTCCGGCTGGAAAGCGTACCATGCTATCCGGCAGCTCGTGCTCTACGAGTTGAGAGGTCGGCACGATTACGACCCCGCCCATCCGGACGATCATACAGTCGGCAACTTCCCTTTCCTCTACTACGTGGACCATCTGCCGATCGGCGCAGTGCGGCTCGATCTTTCTGCTGCGGACCCGGCGATTGCCACGGTGCGGATGGTCGCGATCCTGCCGCAGCATCAAAGGCGCGGGTTTGGAACCACGATGCTTCAGGCGCTCGAACTGTTTGCTGCGGGCAAGGAGGTCAGGGAGCTGAAAGTCCTTGCCGCCGGGGATGCCGCGACATTCTACGAGCGGTGTGGATGGAAACCCGGCAAGGCCGTTGGCAACGGCTTGTTGCTCACCAAGTCTGTTGCCGCGTCTTAA
- a CDS encoding class I SAM-dependent methyltransferase has protein sequence MLALFRKTPILGALLAQVVALPVVATVTAPLSTSVERLPLIMIALVLQGALAALICALLRLPRWWLLIAFLFPLAMGSVMLLGNLPAWPFGLAFLLLALVFSNTTRGRVPLYLTNSETASVLKDMMRDRGATRMLDLGCGLGGVVRALDGEGRRARGVENAPAVYLAARLMSRISGKGEIRRGDLWKTDVAQEDLVYAFLSPAPMAALWQKLSREMKPGSLFVSNSFAVPDVDPDEIWELSDARKTRLFLYPIGKTEEG, from the coding sequence ATGCTCGCCCTTTTCCGCAAGACGCCGATCCTCGGCGCGCTTCTCGCCCAGGTCGTCGCCCTGCCGGTGGTGGCCACCGTGACGGCGCCGCTGTCGACCTCGGTCGAGCGCCTGCCGCTGATCATGATCGCGCTCGTCCTGCAGGGAGCGCTTGCGGCACTGATCTGTGCGCTTCTGCGCCTTCCGCGCTGGTGGCTGCTGATCGCCTTCCTCTTTCCGCTCGCCATGGGCTCGGTCATGCTACTCGGCAATCTGCCGGCCTGGCCCTTCGGCCTCGCCTTCCTCCTGCTGGCGCTCGTCTTTTCCAACACCACCCGCGGCCGCGTGCCGCTCTATCTCACCAATTCCGAAACGGCTTCGGTCTTGAAGGACATGATGCGCGATCGCGGCGCGACCCGCATGCTCGATCTCGGCTGCGGCCTTGGCGGCGTGGTCCGCGCGCTGGACGGCGAGGGAAGGCGGGCGCGCGGTGTGGAGAATGCGCCGGCCGTTTATCTCGCAGCTCGCCTCATGTCGCGTATCTCGGGCAAGGGCGAGATCCGCCGCGGCGATCTCTGGAAGACGGATGTCGCGCAGGAAGACCTCGTCTACGCCTTCCTCTCACCCGCTCCCATGGCCGCCCTCTGGCAAAAACTGTCGCGCGAAATGAAGCCCGGCAGCCTCTTCGTCTCCAACAGCTTTGCCGTGCCCGATGTTGATCCCGACGAGATCTGGGAATTGTCGGACGCCCGCAAGACGCGGCTCTTCCTTTATCCGATCGGCAAGACGGAGGAGGGATGA
- a CDS encoding DUF4269 domain-containing protein gives MSRTDYQTAVDQIGILEALAAYDPHIAGTPPLGVDTLTSDIDILCCAPDAEAFVADVQRFYGAMSGFRIWQWVSKDRPVIATFRACGWDFEIFASPLPVAEQFGWRHFEMERRLLGLGGDGFKRAILALRRQGLKTEPAFWSALGQEGDAYLGLLSLEQASDTELRAMLEAAGFGAS, from the coding sequence GTGTCGCGGACCGACTATCAGACCGCCGTGGATCAAATCGGCATCCTGGAGGCCCTTGCGGCCTATGATCCGCATATTGCGGGCACCCCGCCGCTCGGGGTCGATACCCTGACCAGCGATATCGACATTCTCTGCTGTGCGCCGGATGCGGAGGCCTTTGTTGCCGATGTGCAGCGGTTCTATGGCGCGATGAGCGGCTTTCGCATCTGGCAGTGGGTGTCGAAGGATCGGCCGGTGATTGCGACGTTTCGGGCATGCGGGTGGGATTTCGAAATCTTCGCCAGCCCCCTGCCTGTGGCCGAGCAGTTCGGCTGGCGCCATTTCGAGATGGAACGGCGCTTGCTGGGGCTCGGCGGTGACGGGTTCAAACGCGCCATTCTGGCGCTGCGACGACAGGGCCTGAAGACCGAACCGGCCTTCTGGTCGGCGCTGGGCCAGGAGGGCGATGCCTATCTCGGCCTGCTGAGCCTGGAACAAGCCAGCGACACAGAGCTTCGCGCCATGCTGGAAGCGGCCGGCTTCGGGGCAAGTTGA
- a CDS encoding GNAT family N-acetyltransferase produces MTGVGASAPRGLTALCGQTHLCLLWMPGDITRQWMQVQINLARHDDLEPWLGLADEVVPLFGPMPDFNSVLIRKIAQQQAYCARTDDGNGGFVGGVMIGGGGSAYAIRWLAVHSSFQRLGVGKSLVNAAIANIPAEASIHVDTFVTGSPGAGAARGLYESCGFLPHGIWAEGKVVRQRYLRLP; encoded by the coding sequence ATGACCGGTGTTGGCGCATCAGCGCCAAGAGGGCTAACGGCCCTTTGCGGACAAACTCATCTCTGCCTGTTATGGATGCCTGGGGACATTACGAGGCAGTGGATGCAAGTTCAAATCAACTTGGCACGACATGATGATTTAGAGCCTTGGCTTGGGTTGGCTGACGAAGTCGTGCCTCTCTTCGGTCCCATGCCGGATTTCAATTCTGTTCTGATCCGGAAGATCGCGCAGCAGCAGGCCTATTGCGCAAGAACGGACGATGGGAATGGCGGATTTGTAGGGGGCGTTATGATAGGGGGTGGTGGTAGCGCTTATGCCATCCGCTGGCTCGCCGTTCATTCAAGCTTTCAGCGCCTTGGCGTAGGCAAGTCACTTGTAAATGCTGCCATTGCGAACATACCCGCCGAAGCTAGTATTCATGTGGACACCTTTGTCACAGGTAGTCCGGGAGCGGGTGCCGCGAGGGGACTTTACGAGAGCTGCGGCTTTCTTCCGCACGGCATATGGGCAGAGGGTAAAGTCGTTCGCCAGCGATACTTGCGGCTTCCGTAG
- a CDS encoding LysE family translocator, producing MPSLEVLLAFAATTAVFAFIPGPAMLYAAARTMAGGRRAGLWAVLGIHLGAYLHVVAAAAGLSALFHAVPVAYTTVKLAGALYLIWLGISMFRAPAPSNGVPDVPPTSAKKAFLQSIAVEVLNPKTAIFFMAFLPQFVDGDGGLPLWAQLAILGAIVNATFTFADVVCVFLAGLIMTRLKGSGAVQKLLQRAGGTMLVGLGLQVAMQRT from the coding sequence ATGCCGTCGCTTGAAGTCTTGCTCGCATTTGCTGCCACTACGGCCGTATTCGCATTTATTCCGGGACCGGCGATGCTCTATGCCGCAGCACGTACCATGGCAGGCGGCCGACGCGCGGGGTTGTGGGCAGTGCTAGGCATTCACCTGGGCGCTTATCTACACGTCGTCGCTGCGGCAGCAGGGTTATCCGCGCTTTTCCATGCAGTCCCTGTGGCCTATACGACCGTCAAACTGGCGGGCGCTCTCTATCTGATCTGGCTTGGCATTTCAATGTTTCGAGCACCAGCGCCATCTAATGGCGTGCCAGATGTGCCACCCACGTCCGCAAAGAAAGCATTCCTCCAAAGCATCGCCGTTGAAGTGCTGAACCCAAAGACGGCGATCTTCTTCATGGCGTTTCTCCCTCAATTTGTGGATGGCGATGGAGGCCTGCCACTCTGGGCGCAGCTCGCCATACTTGGAGCCATAGTCAACGCCACCTTCACCTTCGCAGATGTCGTTTGCGTCTTCCTCGCTGGGCTCATCATGACGAGGCTGAAGGGCTCCGGTGCGGTGCAGAAGCTGCTTCAACGCGCTGGTGGAACTATGCTGGTAGGGCTGGGTTTGCAGGTCGCGATGCAGCGCACGTGA
- a CDS encoding sensor domain-containing diguanylate cyclase has product MVKLGADTAYASDSASIRPSCWAEATLSDDPVSVARDEQRWSCSGAGQDFSIAAERVLLRFDIEPDQTPLLYLLSRRSALEAVHLLAIDKDGGIRQTSYPAASLRSSMAGGYFNAALPDVTEMTRHVVAVVDLPSHRMILEKAYLSPADAGAGRDDLRFLLLMAGLAGMLVMPLIFNAAFYRALRQPFVLWHSALTLSLLMTIVVTSGLSVVFFDPPPMTLSWMTTLIFGLTVASGAMFTYSFIEQGMLHPLLRRILPYCAAWAIFLSVLHASFPFVARPVQSTVYTAAFTPVLAVFLFSMIDSLRRGSRAARFQAIGYAPLILVGLIRLVTGITPGLPSQDAMLLFYFGCMFEVLLTTLGVADRFVLIRRERDRALNEADLLERLSETDPLTGLLNRRAIERHFEQLRTDRFTALAVIDVDHFKAINDGYGHGVGDEVLKAVAAALKAGPDVRAYRLGGEEFLLVLRGHDVDGEAELRRQAIPTTVASAVPALAGAVTASMGITLISGDEGFPALYERADKLLYEAKRAGRNRTRGGNRGDAVGESATLTLTPPPAPRPHQG; this is encoded by the coding sequence GTGGTAAAATTGGGTGCCGACACCGCCTATGCGAGCGATTCCGCCAGCATTCGCCCGTCCTGCTGGGCTGAAGCCACGCTTTCGGACGATCCCGTTTCCGTGGCGCGCGATGAACAAAGATGGTCCTGCTCCGGTGCGGGCCAGGATTTCTCGATCGCGGCCGAGCGCGTGCTGCTTCGTTTCGATATCGAACCCGATCAGACACCGCTGCTATATCTACTCTCGAGGCGAAGCGCGCTCGAAGCCGTGCATCTGCTGGCGATCGACAAGGATGGTGGAATTCGCCAGACGTCCTATCCGGCCGCCTCCTTGCGCAGCTCGATGGCTGGCGGCTACTTCAATGCGGCCCTGCCTGATGTCACGGAGATGACCCGGCACGTCGTCGCGGTCGTTGATCTGCCCTCCCATCGGATGATCCTGGAGAAAGCCTATCTTTCACCTGCGGACGCAGGCGCTGGCCGTGACGATTTGCGGTTTCTGCTGTTGATGGCCGGGCTCGCTGGCATGCTCGTCATGCCCCTCATTTTCAATGCAGCATTCTACCGAGCCCTCCGGCAACCCTTCGTTCTCTGGCACTCGGCGCTGACATTGTCGCTGCTGATGACGATTGTCGTCACATCAGGTCTGTCGGTCGTGTTCTTCGATCCCCCGCCCATGACGCTGAGCTGGATGACGACGCTGATCTTCGGTCTGACGGTCGCTTCAGGCGCGATGTTCACCTACAGCTTCATCGAGCAAGGAATGCTGCATCCGCTCCTGCGGCGCATCCTTCCCTATTGCGCCGCATGGGCGATCTTCCTCAGTGTCTTGCACGCGAGCTTCCCCTTCGTGGCCCGTCCGGTGCAATCGACTGTCTACACGGCAGCATTTACCCCGGTTCTTGCCGTCTTTCTCTTCTCGATGATCGACTCATTGCGCCGCGGAAGCCGCGCCGCACGGTTCCAGGCCATTGGCTACGCGCCGTTGATACTGGTCGGACTGATACGGTTGGTGACGGGCATAACACCGGGACTGCCCAGCCAGGATGCCATGCTGCTGTTCTATTTCGGCTGCATGTTTGAAGTGCTGCTCACCACGCTTGGCGTGGCGGATCGATTTGTGCTGATCAGACGTGAGCGGGATCGTGCGCTGAACGAGGCGGACCTGCTCGAGCGTCTGTCTGAAACCGATCCGTTGACGGGTCTGCTCAATAGACGCGCGATCGAGCGCCACTTCGAGCAGCTTCGCACCGACCGCTTTACCGCACTTGCTGTCATCGACGTCGATCATTTCAAGGCGATCAATGATGGCTACGGGCATGGCGTGGGCGATGAGGTGCTGAAGGCAGTCGCTGCCGCATTGAAAGCCGGGCCGGACGTCCGCGCCTACCGCCTGGGTGGCGAAGAGTTCCTGCTGGTGCTGCGCGGGCATGACGTCGATGGAGAGGCCGAGCTTCGCCGCCAGGCGATCCCGACGACCGTCGCCAGCGCCGTTCCTGCACTCGCCGGGGCCGTAACTGCAAGCATGGGCATCACCCTGATCTCCGGCGATGAAGGCTTTCCCGCTTTGTATGAACGGGCCGACAAGCTGCTTTACGAAGCCAAGAGGGCCGGACGCAACAGAACCCGCGGCGGCAACAGGGGAGACGCAGTCGGCGAAAGCGCCACACTCACCCTCACGCCACCACCCGCGCCTCGTCCTCATCAAGGCTGA